The Nerophis lumbriciformis linkage group LG36, RoL_Nlum_v2.1, whole genome shotgun sequence DNA window GTTGACgttcataaagaaaagtgctcactatttggcatgttgacgttcataaagaaaagtgctcactatttggcatgttgacgttcataaaTTAAAGTGCTccctatttggcatgttgacgttcataaagGAAAGTGCTCACTTCTAAATGTGTATAGATCActtatacacaaatacacattgtCCTCCCCCCCGACACAttgtttctctcaatgtggcccctgagtccaaatatttgcccagctctgccttAACTgatgtttttaaatacaattaaatacaattaaatacttTGCTTTTAATGAGGGAAAAGATGCTGGAATAAATTAAATGGCGGCACAAAAATGCATCAACGtgtgcaacatttaaaaacaaaaatgggaTTGTCGTCCTCCAAAAATAAGCCTGAGTGTGTTTACATGTTTTacatttgcgtgtgtgtgtgtgtgcgtgtgtgtgtgtgtcccccgGCGGGGGGCGTGCACGCGAGGACTAGGATGGTGCCTGCGTGGCgtgcacgtgtgtgtgacgaCCACGTCACAAACTCGCCGGTGTCCCGGGATTTATTTCATAATTTGACTGGCATGATGTGGGAgcggcccccccgcccccccacgcaGCCTCCTGCAGGCCCCACACATCGCCTGCCTGCTGCACACGTGCAATATTGCACTCGGGATATTTACACGGAGAGCAGACGTGGTTGGTGTCGAGTGCAGGAACCTTGCAAAGAACTGGAATATCcatcaaaaaatatttatatcaAAAGTGATTTTTTCATTTTTCTGTCGCAATATTGAAAATGTTGAATTGTGAATTACAAGTTGGCAAGAAAAGGCCtgggctcactatttggcatgttgacattCATAaggaaaagtgctcactatttggcatgttgacgttcataaggaaaagtgctcactatttggcatgttgacgttcataaggaaaagtgctcactatttggcatgttgacgttcataaggaaaagtgctcactatttggcatgttgatgttcataaagaaaagtgctcattatttggcatgttgacgtttaTAAAGAAAAGTGCTCAATATTTGACATGTTGACGTTCGTAAAGAAAAGTGTTCACTAATTGGCATGTTGACGCTCATAAAttaaagtgctcactatttggcatgttgacagtcgtatagaaaagtgctcactatatGGCATGTTGACGTTTATATAGAAAAGTGCTCTCTAtatggcatgttgacgttcatttagaaaagtgctcactatttggcatgttgacgttcataaagaAAAGTGTTCACTAATTGGCATGTTGACGCTCATAAAttaaagtgctcactatttggcatgttgacagtcgtatagaaaagtgctcactttatggcatgttgacgtttatatagaaaagtgctcactatttggcatgttgacgttcaataaagaaaagtgctctctatttggcatgttgacgttcataaaaaaaagtgctcactatatggcatgttgacgttcatatagaatagtgctcactatttggcatggtGATGTTCATACATTAAAGTgttcactatttggcatgttgacgttcataaattaaagtgctcactatttggcatgttgacgctCATAAAttaaagtgctcactatttggcatgttgacagTCGTATAGAAAAGTGCTCACTGTATGGTATGTTGACGTTTATatagaaaagtgctcactatttggcatgttgacgttcaaTAAAGAAAAGTGCTCTCTATTTGGCATGTTGATGTTCATAAAGAAAAGtactcactatttggcatgttgacgttcataaaAAAAGTGCTCACAATATGGCATGTGGACGTTCATATAGAatagtgctcactatttggcatgttgatgTTCATACAttaaagtgctcactatttggcatgttgatgTTCATACAttaaagtgctcactatttggcatgttgacgttcataaattaaagtgctcactatttggcatatTGACGTTCGTAAATTAacgtgctcactatttggcatgttgactttcgtaaagaaaagtgctcactatttggcatgttgacgttcgtaaagaaaagtgctcactatttggcatgttgatgTTCGTAAATTAacgtgctcactatttggcatgttgatgTTCATAAAtgaaagtgctcactatttggaaTGTTGACCTTCgtaaagaaaagtgctcactatttggcatgttgacgttcgtAAAGAAAAaagctcactatttggcatgttgacgtccGTAAAGagaagtgctcactatttggcatgttgacgttcataagaaaaagtgctcactatttggcctGTTGACGTTCAgaaagaaaagtgctcactatttggcatgttgacgttcataaagaaaagtgctcactatttggcatgttgatgTTCATCTAGAAAGTGAGCATGTTGACGTTCATATAGAAAAGTGCTCattatttggcatgttgacgttcataaagaaaagtgctcactatttggcatgttgacagtcttaaagaaaagtgctcactatttggcatgttgatgttcgtaaagaaaagtgctcactatttggcatgttgacattCATAAAtgaaagtgctcactatttggcatgttgacgttcgtaaagaaaagtgctcactatttggcatgttgacgttcgtaaagaaaagtgctcactgTTTGGCATGTTGACAttcataaagaaaagtgctcactatttggcacgttcataaagaaaagtgctcactatttggcatgttgacgttcataaagaaaagtgctcactatttggcatgttgacgttcataaggaaaagtgctcactatttggcatgttgacattcataaagaaaagtgctcactatttggcatgttgacgttcataaagaaaagtgctcactatttggcatgttgatgttcgtaaagaaaagtgctcaccaattggcatgttgacgttcacaaagaaaagtgctcactatttggcatgttgacgttcgtatagaaaagtgctcactatttggcatgttgacgttcgtatagaaaagtgctcactatttggcatgttgacttTCGTgtagaaaagtgctcactatttggcatgttgacttTCGTgtagaaaagtgctcactatttggcatgttgacattcataaagaaaagtgctcaccaattggcatgttgacgttcataaagaaaagtgctcactatttggcatgttgacattcataaagaaaagtgctcactatttggcatgttgacgttcataaagaaaagtgctcactatttggcatgttgacgttcgtatagaaaagtgctcactatttggcatgttgacttTCGTatagaaaagtgctcactatttggcatgttgacttTCGTGTAGAAAAGTGCTCACTACTTGGCATGTTGACTTTCGTgtagaaaagtgctcactatttggcatgttgacttTCGTgtagaaaagtgctcactatttggcatgttgacgtccGTAAAGagaagtgctcactatttggcatgatGACACCCGTAAAGAAAaatgctcactatttggcatgttgacttTCGTGTAGAAAAGTGCTCACTACTTGGCATGTTGACTTTCGTgtagaaaagtgctcactatttggcatgttgacgttcgtaaaaagaagtgctcactatttggcatgatGACACCCGTAAAGAAAaatgctcactatttggcatgatGACACCCGTAAAGAAAaatgctcactatttggcatgttgacaagaaaagtgctcactatttggcatgttgacgttcgtaaagaaaagtgctcaccaattggcatgttgacgttcataaagaaaagtgctcactatttggcatgttgacgttcgtatagaaaagtgctcactatttggcatgttgacatCCGTAAAGagaagtgctcactatttggcatgatGTCACCCGTAAAGAAAaatgctcactatttggcatgttgacaaGAAAAGTGCTCACCaattggcatgttgacgttcataaagaaaagtgctcactatttggcatgttgacattcataaagaaaagtgctcactatttggcatgttgatgTTCATAAAGAATAATGCTCACTATATGGCATGTTGATGTTCATctagaaaagtgctcactatttggcatgttgacgttcataaagaaaagtgctcactatttggcatgttgacgttcatatagcaaagtgctcactatttggcatgttgacgttcatatagaaaagtgctcactatttggcatgttgacttTCGTGTAGAAAAGTGCTCACTACTTGGCATGTTGACTTTCGTgtagaaaagtgctcactatttggcatgttgacgttcgtaaaaagaagtgctcactatttggcatgatGACACCCGTAAAGAAAaatgctcactatttggcatgatGACACCCGTAAAGAAAaatgctcactatttggcatgttgacaagaaaagtgctcactatttggcatgttgacgttcgtaaagaaaagtgctcaccaattggcatgttgacgttcataaagaaaagtgctcactatttggcatgttgacgttcgtatagaaaagtgctcactatttggcatgttgacgtccGTAAAGagaagtgctcactatttggcatgatGTCACCCGTAAAGAAAaatgctcactatttggcatgttgacaaGAAAAGTGCTCACCaattggcatgttgacgttcataaagaaaagtgctcactatttggcatgttgacattcataaagaaaagtgctcactatttggcatgttgatgTTCATAAAGAATAATGCTCACTATATGGCATGTTGATGTTCATctagaaaagtgctcactatttggcatgttgacgttcataaagaaaagtgctcactatttggcatgttgacgttcatatagaaaagtgctcactatttggcatgttgacgttcatatagaaaagtgctcactatttggcatgttgacttTCGTatagaaaagtgctcactatttggcatgttgactttcataaagaaaagtgctcactatctGGCAGGTCGGGTGTTGGCGTGTTCAGGTCAAAAGTGTACCTGTGTGAGTCCTCTTGTGGATTTTCAGGTTCTCCGAGCGCGCAAAGACCTTCTCGCAGCCGTGGAAAGGACACGGGAAGGGTTTCTCTCCCGTGTGGACCCGGACGTGGTTGACCAGCTTGTACTTGGCCTTGAAGGGCTTGCAGTCCCGGGCGCACCTCTCCCACTGGCACACGTACTCGGCCTGCTCGCCTCCCCCGACGTGCTCCACGGTCACGTGGCTGACGAGCTCGTACATGGTGCCGAAGGCTCTGGAGCAAGGCACCTTGCAGCCGGGTCCCTCCGGGCCGGTCCACTTGCACACCAGCTCGGTCTTGACGCAGCGGAAGAGAGCGTCGCCTCCTCCGCGGTGCGCCAGCGGCTTGTAGAGACCCAGGAACTGCGTGACGAGCTGCTGATGCCCGCCTCCCTTGGGACTCAGGCCGGGCCCGTACGGGTGAGTCCGGGCCAGGAGGTCCCCAGGTAGGCCGAGCATCATCTGGCCGGCCTCGCTGCCGGAGGCCTGCTCTTGGTAGCTGCCGAAAAACGCCCCGGTCCTGGCGTCCCTGCTGCAGCCGGCAAAGTCCCGGTACCGGGGGTTGCTTCTCGGCGACGCCAGTTGCTCGGTGCCGGGCGGCATGATGAAGCCCCTGCAGGGCTCCGTGAAGTGGGGGTGATCCACGTAGGCGCAGGACCTCGCCTCGGGGTAGTCCCGCAAGGAGTGCGAGGGGCAGAGTTTTAAGGCCGTGCCAGCGGGGTGCTCCCCGGCCAAAGGTGGCAGCGCCACGCTGGGCTCGCCGGCGCTGACGCACGGGAGAGGGCAGAACCTCGGCAGGCCGCTCATGCTTGGACTGGCGGTTAGAAGAACCCCCCGCACACTTTCAAAATGTCTTTTGAATCATCTGCATGTGAGACGTTTGGCCGCGAACTCGGCTGCGCAAAGACGCACGGCCGTGCGTAAAAGTCCCATTCTGTTGCCCTCCTGATTTGTGGCACCGACGCTGGCCGTGAGAGTGCCCTCGCAAACAGGCCGCGGCGGTGCAAAATATAAAAGCACAGCAGGCACGGCGGCTTTTTTCAATGTGAGCTTTTGGGATTGGCTGCAATGCGTCGTGATTGACAGGCGCCGGGGTCTTCTTGAGGGGGGCTGCAGAGCGCAGGCGCTTCGCCGCACgacgtcccttttttttttttttcccccaaacggAGCAGAGAAAAATGCTCTGGAAAGTGCCAGCAACGctccaaaaaaaaatattgctcgGGGCGCTCCTCGGCCCACCAGGAGGACCCCAGCACGGGAGCACAAACTGGAGGGGAAGAAATGTGCAAAGTCCGCTGATTGAAAATGACTGCGAGACaacttgcttttttttcttttttttttcccccactatATTTGGAAACCTTCCCACTGCACAAATAAAGGAATAATCCGCCAGTCCGCTGCAATTATTGTCAACCTTCTGAGTGGAATTCCAGGTTTGCAAAACTAGGAAAAAGTTGCGCCAGGAGCCAACTTTTGCACTTTTTAAAGCAACAAGTGTGACAaggtttggttgtttttttttttacaatatgcaccatTTTTCTTTGTTTTCTATGATGAAATAGTTCCAAGTGTGGTGATTACAACGCAACACGTTTGGGCCCTCAAGTCGTACAATATtctgcacaaaaaaaaacattagtaaGCTGCGCCATGCAGATTATGTAAATATGCAAATGAGGCACCAACTAACTCACTTTCTGAGGGGAAAATAAAgcaacaataatgacattttttaatatttgtttcagtttgtttctatttaAAAACAATATGGACCTGCagagactgtcagaaataaaTAAACATGAAAAGGGCCACAAATCAGAAGGAAGGCCCACGCAGAAAGGGACGGTCACGTGCGTGACGTGACTCGAGGTTCAAGTTCATTAGTCATTTATTGTACTCAAAGATCAATAAAAGGCACGTGATGCGAGTCAATAAATAACACA harbors:
- the zic6 gene encoding zic family member 6, which translates into the protein MSGLPRFCPLPCVSAGEPSVALPPLAGEHPAGTALKLCPSHSLRDYPEARSCAYVDHPHFTEPCRGFIMPPGTEQLASPRSNPRYRDFAGCSRDARTGAFFGSYQEQASGSEAGQMMLGLPGDLLARTHPYGPGLSPKGGGHQQLVTQFLGLYKPLAHRGGGDALFRCVKTELVCKWTGPEGPGCKVPCSRAFGTMYELVSHVTVEHVGGGEQAEYVCQWERCARDCKPFKAKYKLVNHVRVHTGEKPFPCPFHGCEKVFARSENLKIHKRTHTGEKPFKCEFDGCTRRFANSSDRKKHSHVHSSDKPYVCRAPGCDKSYTHPSSLRKHMKLHCSQGPKSPRPGEATSEAPVCSSPLGATSPGTVDEPSTPRSRLPAGFESRSQPLVDTLLLQRAGAYTSRAQAAQYHCSQGGHTFPQQNTCRTFPTAPHLQKGFVNGWYTCHSGLDS